The following proteins come from a genomic window of Dreissena polymorpha isolate Duluth1 chromosome 1, UMN_Dpol_1.0, whole genome shotgun sequence:
- the LOC127865050 gene encoding uncharacterized protein LOC127865050 — MSAMSTIIISSCSVSPKGDMIYVTNCDRHQLVTLSRDGTVISTLTDPAWSESLSRIHVTDSGQVLVCGGASSDTIIQLDRNGRRKLAEVVTKKDGVSVPISVFYRKCTGTLIVGMLNNDDIMVFQTE, encoded by the exons ATGTCTGCCATGTCTACAATCATAA TTTCCTCCTGTTCAGTGAGTCCAAAAGGAGACATGATATATGTGACCAACTGTGACCGTCATCAGCTGGTCACCCTGTCCAGGGATGGCACAGTGATCTCCACACTTACTGACCCGGCCTGGAGTGAATCATTATCTCGCATCCATGTGACAGACTCGGGACAAGTTCTGGTATGTGGCGGCGCTAGTTCCGACACAATCATCCAGTTGGACAGAAATGGGAGACGGAAACTGGCAGAGGTTGTCACAAAGAAGGATGGTGTGTCAGTACCAATATCTGTCTTCTACAGAAAATGCACAGGAACTCTCATTGTGGGAATGTTGAATAATGATGACATTATGGTGTTTCAGACTGAGTGA